The Plasmodium berghei ANKA genome assembly, chromosome: 12 genome contains a region encoding:
- a CDS encoding N-terminal acetyltransferase A complex catalytic subunit ARD1, putative — protein sequence MLSIRKSNVYDLLAMQECNSINLPENYNMRYYFYHDLSWPSLSQLAEDYEGKICGYTLGKLEEEDEKKGHLTSVAVLKTYRKQKLAYYLITQTHEFINKAYNVNSICLHVRVSNSAALNLYYNLLNYKIKGIEHLYYGNKEDAYQMEHKFVK from the coding sequence atgCTGTCAATAAGAAAGAGTAACGTATATGATTTGCTTGCAATGCAAGAATGTAATAGTATTAATTTGCcagaaaattataacatgagatattatttttatcatgaTTTATCATGGCCTTCTTTAAGCCAATTAGCTGAAGATTATGAGGGAAAAATTTGTGGGTACACTTTAGGTAAACTCGAAGAagaagatgaaaaaaaaggacATTTAACGTCTGTTGCAGTTTTAAAAACGTatagaaaacaaaaactagcttattatttaataacaCAGACACatgaatttattaataaagcATACAATGTAAATAGTATTTGTTTGCATGTAAGAGTAAGTAATAGTGCTGCTTTAAATCTATACTATAATCTGTtaaattacaaaattaaaGGAATAGAACACCTATATTATGGTAATAAAGAAGATGCGTATCAAATGGAGcataaatttgttaaataa
- a CDS encoding DnaJ protein, putative has translation MKKTNKTGNLSLKNNNDNSLNKCPNYFNINKIKELYNFQNDDYEKIFNISGKNTLGTRKRDKLGERNDILLSKSGNNMIMQNKKLNDATKSARITKGNRANSSENITNEFPHSNELHTSMSQQVFTNFNSSKIKKIQSSKENNSQTVHKNKKIKLNNVYDESYFFNNFLDKTPTKNMTNNNIDTHDQAYIKRSSKKNIQRNKSNDSATNPNNLLNKYDFIRYICSPTKIACNDNNEKNKYNISNKQKDITDLQKIQYYNKKRKITHTEIITNSDSNAQIINHNNKNQNTLYYYIQTENNIPNKLPDPTKGYIKYKNHMPINFPIDIQKNSADEINTDVESKTPSKKYSNTYQDDFQDSNKRTPIDLNSTESINRLKKNFFINSKKIFINDFKKDDTKDKAKNFDMNKNESEKKNIYYNLGNYENDKNVKQSQPIHDFNNLEGIDYNSENFKYAGKDDNSTFYNNIINSDNNEQDCDDNNHDEQYYFCYFNKFKENKKKGYNISKSLYSYLDLPYNCSKYEIKKAYKDKIKIHHPDKGGDIKQFLEIKLSYDILIDEKKRKMYDKYGNTILELLMSENFNDYNISSDEKNYETEKEDEENEENEEKGEDIDDESLRIYDLFVQKYNNVSYLHNRGSLKINRNQYNQFQKLVYHFFNNQQNCIFKNIFYIYPIYSKNIPPFGKSDAYNSNNKNKNKYTNINDSKNSTNSFNEINSEYDNDYASINKSGEYIEYNDKDDYTQSNDSLFENSSYLDIGKEITINDIIKKKKRINIFEELNLHFNKFYNDSIIQKINNSEKFINTSQNLHHKIPHPHTNKPLETQNNDTTTFVKDNISKAVNYTQFPHNDNTYNPNDCYENKYNFFKDIQVSPIKYKIINESTDKDVDFFYKWFDFFFKNDIDKPPPNDQNIQEIQKENELSKMKETKKQEKEQYNLYYEEGKNIPLSNKCLVQNLNYKNKENQNDNTFPQRNIYTDQTSLSSKNKANKTNKTNDFNTQKEAIAFQNNNIYNMNNAHINKPTEYTPFKSNPNMFQFFSQNIQFSPDTYKYEYPYSHSYSINKCDSSKHSTSNKENINPYSYNNNFPVNSCYQYMSDCKNEILQKSFFYSNPCYNNMHSNVSSPNLYTPIKIYDKKNTQNSDNIPIAYSCEKTKDDILINIEEKYGFNLLKKNEQKIKDITYDFNYIYIGHNVKKKKKFLLFIKEESIKNFLKIKLLIHKIKNKSNLKHISLFQKEIDKIIKNIEYILLFVTCKDELIPLTDFYLLDKNGYSKEHYCIPLHIKKNSIILRPTYFHLKWVIYTLQSFILFNLFFQKINKYMCSFPFFNYKYNYFKNFIISEQQTEKDGISNTYIFFHNYIIKNKHKYIKYFPHKLNLYLKKLEPITPPNGKYIQINLSPLFVLTPYKNFDLTEY, from the coding sequence atgaaaaagaCGAATAAAACAGGAAATTtatctttaaaaaataataatgataactctttaaataaatgccccaattattttaatataaataaaattaaagaattatataatttccAAAATGATGActatgaaaaaatttttaatatctcCGGAAAAAACACACTTGGGACAAGAAAAAGAGATAAACTCGGTGAAagaaatgatatattattatcaaaaagtggaaataatatgataatgcaaaataaaaaattaaatgatgCTACAAAATCTGCTAGAATTACAAAAGGGAATCGAGCAAACTCATCTGAAAACATTACAAATGAATTTCCTCACTCTAATGAATTACACACATCTATGTCACAACAGGTATTTACTAATTTCAACTCctcaaaaattaaaaaaatccaAAGTAgcaaagaaaataattcacaaacagttcataaaaataaaaaaattaaactAAACAATGTTTATGATGAATCatacttttttaataattttttggaCAAAACACCAACGAAAAACATGaccaataataatatagatacACATGATCAAgcttatataaaaagaagtagtaaaaaaaatatacaaagaaataaaagCAATGACTCAGCTACTAATCCTAACAATctattaaacaaatatgaTTTCATTCGATATATATGTTCTCCTACTAAAATTGCATgcaatgataataatgaaaaaaataaatataatatatcgaataaacaaaaagatataactgatttacaaaaaatacaatattataataaaaaacgcAAAATAACACACACTGAAATTATCACTAATTCTGATTCTAATGCTCAAATTATtaatcataataataaaaaccaAAACAcactttattattatattcaaactgaaaataatataccaAATAAATTACCAGATCCAACAAAGGgctatattaaatataaaaatcataTGCCTATAAATTTCCCTATTGATATCCAGAAAAATTCAGCTGACGAAATTAACACAGATGTAGAATCAAAAACAccttcaaaaaaatatagcaaTACATATCAAGATGATTTTCAGGATAGTAATAAGAGAACACCAATAGATCTAAACAGTACAGAATCCATAAATAggctaaaaaaaaatttttttataaacagtaaaaaaatttttataaatgattTCAAAAAAGACGATACAAAGGATAAAGCAAAAAATTTCGATATGAACAAAAATGAAtccgaaaaaaaaaatatatattataatttaggTAATTATGagaatgataaaaatgtcAAACAATCCCAACCTATTCATGATTTCAATAATTTAGAAGGAATTGATTATAATAGTGAAAATTTCAAATATGCTGGAAAAGACGATAATTCaactttttataataatataattaattcaGACAACAATGAGCAAGATTGTGATGACAATAATCATGATGagcaatattatttttgttattttaacaaatttaaagaaaataagaaaaaaggttataatatttcaaaatctTTATATAGTTATTTAGATCTCCCCTATAATTGTTCTAAATATGAAATCAAAAAAGCTTATAaagacaaaataaaaattcatcATCCTGACAAAGGAGGAGATATTAAACAATTcttagaaataaaattgtcttatgatattttaattgatgaaaaaaaaagaaaaatgtaTGATAAATATGGAAACACTATACTTGAATTATTAATGAGTGAAAACTTTAACGactataatatatcatcagatgaaaaaaattacgagacagaaaaagaagatgaagaaaatgaagaaaatgaagaaaaaggAGAAGATATTGATGACGAATCTTTAAGAATATACGATTTATTtgtacaaaaatataacaatgtTTCATATCTTCATAATCGAGGAAGTCTAAAAATTAACAGAAATCAATATAATCAATTTCAAAAATTagtttatcatttttttaataatcaGCAAAActgtatatttaaaaatatattttatatatatcctatttattctaaaaatattcccCCTTTTGGTAAAAGCGACGCTTATAATagtaacaataaaaataaaaataaatatactaaCATAAATGATAGTAAAAATTCTACAAATAGTTTCAATGAAATTAATTCTGAATATGATAATGATTATGCAAGTATAAACAAATCTGGTGAATACATcgaatataatgataaagatGATTATACCCAATCAAACGATAGCTTATTCGAAAACTCATCGTATTTAGATATAGGAAAAGAAATTACaattaatgatataataaagaaaaaaaaacgtattaacatatttgaagaattaaatttgcattttaataaattttacaaTGATTctataattcaaaaaataaataattctgaaaaatttataaataccTCTCAAAATTTACATCATAAAATACCACACCCTCATACAAATAAACCTCTTGAAACACAAAATAACGATACTACTACTTTTGTGAAAGACAATATTTCAAAAGCTGTAAACTATACACAATTTCCACATAATGACAATACGTACAATCCTAACGATtgttatgaaaataaatacaactTTTTTAAAGATATACAAGTATCTCCAATTAAgtacaaaattattaacgAAAGCACTGATAAGGAtgttgattttttttataaatggtttgattttttttttaaaaatgatatagaTAAGCCACCCCCAAATGATCAGAACATTCAGGAAATTCAAAAAGAAAACgaattatcaaaaatgaaagaaacCAAAAAACAAGAAAAAGAACAATATAATCTATATTATGAAGAAGGCAAAAATATCCCACTTTCGAACAAATGTCTAgtacaaaatttaaattataaaaataaagaaaatcaaaatgataatacaTTCCCacaaagaaatatatacacaGATCAAACCTCATTATCCTCGAAAAATAAGgcaaataaaacaaataaaacaaacGATTTTAACACACAAAAAGAAGCTATAGcatttcaaaataataatatatacaatatgaACAACgctcatataaataaaccTACAGAATATACCCCTTTTAAAAGTAATCCTAATATGTTCCAATTTTTTAGTCAAAATATTCAATTTTCTCCAGACACTTACAAATATGAATATCCTTATAGTCATTCATATAGCATTAATAAATGTGATAGTAGCAAGCATTCAACTTcgaataaagaaaatataaatccaTATTCTTACAATAACAATTTCCCAGTAAATTCATGCTACCAATATATGTCTGATTgcaaaaatgaaattttacaaaaatcatttttttatagtaaTCCTTGTTACAATAATATGCACTCAAATGTATCATCGCCTAATTTATATACTCCAATAAAAAtctatgataaaaaaaacacacaAAATTCTGATAATATCCCCATTGCATATAGTTgtgaaaaaacaaaagatgatatattgataaacattgaagaaaaatatggTTTCAATTtactcaaaaaaaatgaacaaaagATTAAAGACATAACATAtgattttaattatatttatataggacataatgttaaaaaaaaaaaaaaatttcttctatttataaaagaagaaagcataaaaaattttctaaaaataaaattattgattcataaaataaaaaacaagtCAAATTTAAAGCACATATCGTTATTTCAAAAGgaaattgataaaattattaaaaatatagaatatatattattattcgtAACATGTAAAGACGAACTAATACCTTTAACCGATTTCTATTTGTTGgataaaaatggatattCAAAGGAACATTATTGTATACCTTtacacataaaaaaaaatagcataATATTAAGGCCAacttattttcatttaaaatgGGTTATATATACTCTACAATCATTTAtcctttttaatttgttttttcaaaaaattaataaatatatgtgctccttcccattttttaattataaatataactattttaaaaattttatcatatctGAGCAACAAACAGAGAAAGATGGTATTTCAaacacatatattttctttcataattatattatcaaaaataaacataaatatatcaaatatttCCCACACAAACTAAATTTATATCTTAAAAAATTGGAACCCATAACTCCACcaaatggaaaatatatacaaattaatttatctCCCCTTTTTGTGTTGACAccttataaaaattttgatcTAACCGAGTATTGA
- a CDS encoding ribosome-binding factor A, putative — translation MYLYLIVLLSIFTKINYTLVIKHKSNIFNHIHFLNTHIPRKQFNNIIYLTKKETPRHEIYRKRFEKEIKNALQSIIYKKGIKFNYKYHIDEDIIEGITIHNVQLSSDCSVAKVIIEIMGDSVDSKQGYIWIKKNCKHIRYKLAELIKHRKRVPFLNFVLSNLSEQTQLFCEIENIREYYGDMFKDELNN, via the exons atgtatttatatcttatagttttattatccatatttacaaaaattaattacaCATTAGTCATTAAACATAAATCGAATATATTCAATCATATACATTTCCTTAATACACATATACCAAGAAAACAATttaacaatataatatatttaacaaaaaaagaaactCCTCGTcatgaaatatatagaaaacgatttgaaaaagaaataaaaaatgcattacaatcaataatatataaaaaaggaataaaGTTTAATTACAAATATCATATTGATGAAGATATAATAGAAGGCATAACCATTCATAATGTCCAACTGAGTTCTGATTGTTCTGTGGCTAAAGTTATTATCGAAATAATGGGAGATTCTGTTGATTCAAAACAA GGATACATAtggataaagaaaaattgcAAACACATTCGTTACAAATTAGCCGAACTTATTAAACACAGGAAAAGAGTTCcctttttaaattttgttttaagtAATTTAAGTGAACAAACCCAATTATTTTgtgaaattgaaaatataaggGAATATTATGGCGATATGTTTAAGGACGAATTAAATAactaa
- a CDS encoding transformer-2 protein homolog beta, putative: MSYNDEKRKSEDHDHKNDGSTLYVSNLSSKITTTKLQDIFEKYGTIEKCYVISNPITKESRNFGFVTFNSSADAENAMNKANKMDIEGRVINVEIAKRNEPHEPTPGEYKGVQNMMKRYPMRHDYYGRRYDPHFDRRKYDSRRPNPYNRDYGKGYGYRNTPFRQYDKYARNSYDHRHYDRRSIDNKYHKKGDYYKRRSKSSDIEKRYSRDDSRRRKRYDRTRKSTSVSGSERRRYRNSSLDRSSFQRRK; encoded by the exons atgagttataatgatgaaaaacGAAAATCAGAAGATCATGATCATAAGAATGACG GATCAACTTTGTACGTATCAAACTTAAGCTCAAAAATAACAACCACAAAGCTACAagatatatttgaaaaatatggaaCTATAGAAAAATGCTACGTTATTAGTAACCCAATTACTAA AGAGTCGAGGAATTTTGGGTTTGTTACATTTAATTCATCTGCTGATGCAGAAAATGCTATGAATAAAGCAAATAAAATGGATATAGAAG gAAGAGTTATTAACGTAGAAATAGCCAAAAGAAATGAGCCACATGAGCCAACTCCTGGAGAATACAAAGGAGTACAAA ATATGATGAAGAGGTATCCAATGCGACATGACTATTACGGAAGGAGATATGATCCACATTTTGATAGGAGAAAATATGATTCAAGAAG GCCTAATCCCTATAATCGAGATTATGGAAAAGGATACGGATACAGGAATACTCCCTTTAGGCAATATGACAAATATGCTAGAAATTCTTATGATCATAGGCATTATGATCGACGATCTATagataataaatatcataaaaaagGCGATTATTATAAAAGGCGTTCAAAAAGTAGTgatattgaaaaaagaTATTCAAGAGATGATAGtagaagaagaaaaagataTGATAGAACTAGAAAATCCACAAGTGTATCAGGCAGTGAAAGACGCCGTTATCGAAACTCTTCCCTGGATAG GAGTTCATTCCAAAGacgaaaataa